The DNA segment GGTAATAGTAATGATATTGACTTTCATGATATTGAAGGGGATGGAAATATATTATCAGCGATAGTAACAGGTGGCGATAATGATTTGGATTACAATGATATTGAAGGTGATAATAATGTTGTTATATCTACATTATTTACAGGTAGTAATTCTAATGAGTTAACTGTAGATCAAATTTTAGGATCTGATAATACTCTTACAACAAATATTACAGGTTCTTTTAATGATTTAACCTATAGTATTGATGGAGACAGTAATGACATTACTACAACGGTAAATGGTGATAATTATCTTCATACAACAACACTAGTTGGAAGTAATAACATAATGACTTTCACATACGGTCCATAAATAACTATCTATTTATATGGCAAAATTATTTTGCCATATAATCATATAACTATAAAATTAAAAATTTAATTAAATCTTATTATTTATATTTATTCACACTACACGACAGTAACGGTGTAACCCATTGATTTTTCATTGTTATCGTTCATTCTTATAATCGCCAAAAAACAAAAAAGAGCGATATGATGAAACACATCAATGAATTACAACAGTCACTGAAGCACTATTTTAACTTATCTTTTTGGAATACTGAATGCCTAACTTACTTTATTATTGCCCTACAGATAATAAATGATGTTAATCTTTCACAAATTGCTAAATGCTTTCCATCAAAAGCATCAACTACGTCATGTTATAGACGTCTTCAACGTTTTATCACAAGGTTTGAAATATCTTTTCTTAGCCTCTGGAAACTAGTCGACACCATTTTCAATTTATCTGATCAAGTCATATTATGCATGGATAGAACTAACTGGAAGTTTGGCAAGGTACATATTAATTTTCTAATGATTGCTATTGCTTATAAAGGTGTTGCAATTCCTGTGATTTGGTCACTGCTTCCTCAGCGAAAGAGAGGTAACTCAAAAGCCATTGATAGGCAGAGACTATTTGATCAACTACTTGAATTTATTCCTGCAACTAGAATTAAAACACTTTTATGTGATCGTGAATTTATTGATGGAAATTGGATAGCTTATTTGTCTAGCAAACAAGTTAAATTTGTTATTCGAGCCAAAGGTAATTATCTAGCTTCTAATAAAAAGATTTCAAAATTATTTCTAACTCTTCAAGCTTCACAAGCAAGAACACTTCA comes from the bacterium SCSIO 12844 genome and includes:
- a CDS encoding IS4 family transposase — its product is MMKHINELQQSLKHYFNLSFWNTECLTYFIIALQIINDVNLSQIAKCFPSKASTTSCYRRLQRFITRFEISFLSLWKLVDTIFNLSDQVILCMDRTNWKFGKVHINFLMIAIAYKGVAIPVIWSLLPQRKRGNSKAIDRQRLFDQLLEFIPATRIKTLLCDREFIDGNWIAYLSSKQVKFVIRAKGNYLASNKKISKLFLTLQASQARTLHNTKCIVGCDLYVSGLRLPTGELVIVVTREFNLNALDQYKIRWEIESFFSAIKKRGFNFENTHLTDMQKLSRLMFVVSIALIWSYRTGEILESIKPIKIKKHGFKAKSLIKIGTETIAKSLARAINSSEYICNIIKATFKPKISISQRMDLVGVM